The Triticum aestivum cultivar Chinese Spring chromosome 5A, IWGSC CS RefSeq v2.1, whole genome shotgun sequence genomic sequence AATGTTGCAGCTTATTGTCAAGTCCTGCCTCATCAGTTTTGTGTTGTTTGTCTCCAACGTTATCCTACAGAGCAACAAacgaaaagaagaagaaataaaacaAAACTCAAATGTTAACAAACATGCTTCAGAGTATCAAACTAGGAAAAAAGTGGAAGACAAACCTTCAGTGAGCTATTCTTTGACAGAAGTTCATCGTACTCCTTTCTGATCCGGCTCACTTCATCTTTAAGTGAAGCATTTTCCTGTTTCAATACTTCAGCGCGCTGAGCCAACTCCTCACATTCAGCCTGCAAAAATACACAGTTGCTTCATCAACTGGAGGGGACAAAAGTGTATGTCTTGAGATGAACAAACAAAATACCTGCTTGCGCAGCCTAGATCTGCGAGCAGAATCCCTGTTTGACTGCTTTCTTTTCTGCCTTTTCAGTTCACGTTCATCCTGGATAATGGGTAGTCAAAATATTTAGTTTCTCCATTTGCCAAACTAAGATTTCAGATTTTTATCCATGAAACTACTGATACTGAAGTGCCTCTTCAATAGTCTTAAAACTGAATTATGGATTTATTTTGTTTATTGGTATATTTCAATAAAGTAGCAATGGTTTATATTTTAGGTAACTGCAATCTGACAAATAATTATCATTACTATTTAGTATTTACTAGACAAGAAAAAAGGGTGATAAACCTCCTACAGTGCATGGTATGCAAGATGGGGAAAGTAAATAAAATTCATGATGAGTAAAGTAGTTATGGCTCACAGTTTGAGCTTGCTGAACTGTGATGAGCTGTGCTTATTTTTAAAATCTGCTGTTGAAGATTAGCCACAAAAGTAGGCAAAAGCGGGTCAAACaagcactaaaataggcaaaagcgGGTGGGGCAAATGCGATTATGGTAATCCACCACAATGCTAACACAGCCTATGTCCAATTATATTCCTAGTACAGAAGTATGAAGTTATCCTAAACACAGAGATCTTTCGGATAGATACCTGTATCGCAAAAGATTTATTTCTTGGTCTGACAAAATATACAAGGTTGGGCACAAAGGGTGTGTATGGTTTGAGTCTACGGTTGCCCCACCAAATACTTGGCTAGCCAAAATCTTGGTCAAGGTTATGTGTGCCCAAGAGTTGGGCAACTTTGGCTAAAAAGACGGAGCAGAGTTGGAAAGGAGCAACTGGCATGGCCAAAAAGTTGGCAACCATCCAAACCAAGACCAAAGTTTTGGTCATAGCCAAAAAATTGGTATATTGGCTACAAACCAAGCAATACAAAAGTATTTATGAAGCAGAGAAGTAGAGGCTACAAAAATAGGGAAGGGTATAATCTATAATTCCCAGGATAAGGTCTTAGAAGAAACCTGCATCCACGGCTCTGTTGGGGCCACAGCCCCTGGAATTGCAGTTGGGGTCACTTTACCATGCAATGCAGGAGAGGAGCTTGCTGTATTTGCCCAGTAGTCCATTCCTATGTTCAAGTTTGTTGTTGGGCCAGGCACTGGACCACTTGATGGCATTTGCATAATTGCCAAAGTTTGCTTCAACTGCGCCTGGGATGGTGAAGGTGATACACCATTCTGGGAACTTCGGACATCTGATAGCACGCACAACAAAGTTAAGAAGCTTCATAAAGTGCAAACATGAAAGCAAGAACCATAAGAATTTTCATCGGCATACCTCCATCTTGTTCTTGTCCACTTTCCTTGTGTTGTGAATCCTGTAAAGATTACTCAAAAATGCAAAGATATTAAGACTTCTCACAAGAAATAAACATGAAATGGTATAGCGTGTCTGGAATCATAAATGCCGCAAATTTAAACTCAAGGTGCATATGCTGCCTAAAAATGTACAGGCAAGTATGCACGTCTGATCAAAAAAGATTAAACGCTGCAGAACCATAGCTTACATTCTGAGAATTCGCTTCACTTCCCTCACTTGAACTTTCACTTCCACTTTCCCCACTGCAAGAAAAGAGGTAACACAAACTGAATGTTGCAAACAAGGAGGAAGTCTCGTTATTACTGAAATTGACCACACACTAACCTTTGAGAGATGGTTCCATTGACTGATGCCCCTGAGGTCTTACCATGTTCGACACAGTTTTTCCCTGTAATCATGTTCAAGCTACCCAAACTTCCTTTGGATCTTTTAATGGGACTTTTTTCTTTTCCTTCAGAGGATTTGCCATTTGTTTCACCACCAGCAGTAGCAGCAG encodes the following:
- the LOC123102864 gene encoding bZIP transcription factor 1-A — translated: MGSSEAETPAKANKASAPQEQQPPATSSIATPTVYPDWTSFQGYPPIPPHGFFPSPVVSNPQGHPYMWGPQPMMPPYGTPPYVIYPPGGIYAHPSMRPGAHPFAPYTMTSPNGNPDAAGTTTTAATAGGETNGKSSEGKEKSPIKRSKGSLGSLNMITGKNCVEHGKTSGASVNGTISQSGESGSESSSEGSEANSQNDSQHKESGQEQDGDVRSSQNGVSPSPSQAQLKQTLAIMQMPSSGPVPGPTTNLNIGMDYWANTASSSPALHGKVTPTAIPGAVAPTEPWMQDERELKRQKRKQSNRDSARRSRLRKQAECEELAQRAEVLKQENASLKDEVSRIRKEYDELLSKNSSLKDNVGDKQHKTDEAGLDNKLQHSGDDSQKDTN